The window AATGTCTGCCCACACTGTGGATCGGTGGTGGCGGCCGCCGATATCAGTTTTGACCTGCACGCCGGAGAGATTCTCGGCATCATGGGAGAGTCCGGCAGCGGCAAATCGACCATCGTGAAAATGCTTTTCTTCGATGAAGCGCCATCGCACGGCGAAGCCGTCTTTTTCGACAGCGAACGGCAGTGGGACCTCTTCAGCCTGAATGCGGCACAGCAGCGCTGGCTGAGAAACCACCGCTTCGGCATCGTCTACCAGAACCCGCATC is drawn from Desulfocurvus vexinensis DSM 17965 and contains these coding sequences:
- a CDS encoding ATP-binding cassette domain-containing protein, whose protein sequence is MKKVLGVRNLGKIHGSGCSRCLESTGPESGSNVCPHCGSVVAAADISFDLHAGEILGIMGESGSGKSTIVKMLFFDEAPSHGEAVFFDSERQWDLFSLNAAQQRWLRNHRFGIVYQNPHLGLNFNFSAGGNIAERLLMSDFSHYGRIRERARSLLARTEVMPERMDESPKKF